The genomic segment GATCGGCTACGCGCCGACGGTCGAGTTGGCGGAAACCATCGGCGCGTCGGTGTTCGACATCAACAAGCGACTGGGCTTTCCCAACAAACATCCGTTGAGCGTGAGCTTTCACAATGACGCGTTCAACGGCGTCGATCTGGTAGCGGCATTGGACGTCGTCGACTGGACCCGCGGCTCGCATAGGCTGAACACGCAGACGCGCGAGGTCACTGTCGTCACCTCGCCCGATTGCAAATGGATCGACATCGGCTTGGCCGACATCGAGATCAGCAAGTGGGCGACGGATTATAACAAGCATCACAATTGGGATCACCGTGTGCTCGGCGACAGCGCGTTGACGATTCCCGCGCTCACCGAAGCAGTACGCAAACGCATCGCCGGCGATAAAACACTGGCGACTCGTATCGGCGAGCGCAAGAAAGCCATCGGCGAACGGCATAACAAGCAGTGGGACAAGTGGCAGGAGCAGGTCAAGAAAGAATCGAGCGAGCGGCCCATGACCGAGTCGCGCTTGGCGCACGAAATGTGGCAGGTGATCAAAGACGAAGATTGGGTACTCACCGCCAACACGCTCAAGGAATGGGTGCACAAAGTTTGGGATTTCGACAAACCCTATCGCCACGTCGGCCGCGAGCTCGGCACCGGCACTCAGATCGGCATGTCCATCGGCGTCGCGCTATCGTACAAAGGCACCGGTAAGCTGGTCATCGACTTGCAGCCCGACGGCGACTTGATGTTCGACCTGGGTGCTCTGTGGACGCCGATCAAATACGACATCCCGATGTTGATCGTCATGTACAACAACCGCGCCTACTACAACGACTGGGCGCACCAGATTCACATGGCGCACCAGCGCGGCACCGATCCCCAGCGTGCTTATATAGGAATGGACTTGGAATCGCCGCCGCCGGACTTCGCCCACATCGCCAAAGGCCTGGGCTGGTACGCCGAAGGCCCCATCGAAGATCCAGCGGAAATCGCTCCGGCATTGAAACGCGCCATCGCGCAAGTAAAGGCCGGCAAACCGGCGTTGGTCGACGCCATAGTCTGGCGCCGCGGCGAGAACGCGTGAGAAAAGAAATTTTAACCGCAAAAAGAGCAAAAGGCGCAGAGTCAAATCCGATTTGTAGGGGCGCGATTCATCGCGCCCTCGGACGGAAAAGACGAAGAGAGAAGATTATTTAACCGCAAAGAACGCAAGGTACGCAAAGTAAGAATTCGGATACGCGACCGTGGCCGAGAATGATACTTTCCGAACTTTGCGTTCTCTGCGTTCTTTGCGGTTAACAATCCGAAATCTGATTAATCGAATTTAACAATCTTACGTGGAGGACATCTGCATGGCAGATTCATCAATCAAGAAATCCGAAAAGCGTTGGCAGTCCGACGTCATCGTCGACATGATCAAGCGCTACAACATCGAGTACATCGCGCTCAATCCCGGCGCCAGCTATCGAGGCCTACACGACTCGCTGGTCAACTACGGCGAGAACGATCCGCCGATGATTTTGTGCCAACACGAAAAAATCGCCGTGCAGATCGCCCATGGTTACGCGCGGGTCAAAGGCAAACCGATGATCGCCATCGTGCACAATCTCGTCGGCCTGCTCCATGCGCCCATGGGAGTTTATTACTCCTATCTCGACCGCGCGCCGGTGTTCATCATGGGCGCCACCGGACCGCTTGCCGAACCCAAGCGCCGGCCGTTTATCGACTGGATCCATACTGCGAATGTGCAGGGCGAAGCGATCCGCAATTTCGTCAAATGGGATTATCAACCGTCCACCGTCGACGGCATCCCCGGCGCCTTCGCGCGCGCCTACTCGGTGATGATGAGCGCGCGCCAGGGACCGGTCTATCAGTGCTACGACGCCGGCCTGCAAGAAGCCGAGCTCGATCACGATGTCGAAATGCCGCCCGCCGGCAGCGCCATCGTGCCCACCGCACCGTCGCCCGATCCGACGGCGCTGATCAAAGCGGCCGACACTCTCGCCGGCGCCAATCGCGTCGCGATCATCGCCGACTTCGCCGCCCGCCCGCCGCACGGCTGGAGTCATATCATTGAGATCGCCGAAACCTTGGGGGCTTCTGTTTGGGACGTCGGTTCGCGGCTAAATTTCCCCACCGATCATCCATTGAATCTCACCTCCGACTTTGACGGCTGTTACGACGGCGTCGACGTCGTGCTCACGCTCGACATCGCCGACTTCGAAAAACCGACACACACGCGTGACATCGCCACGCGCACGGTGGTCAGCAAAGTTCAGGCGAACGCGACCTGGATTGATATCGGCTTCACCGACATCGAAATCAGCAAATGGTCGATGGACTACGCGCGTCCGTACTACGCGCAGCAACGCATGACCGCCGATCCGGTTACCGCCGTGCCCCAATTAACGAAATTGTTGAAGGAACGCATCGCCAAAACGGCTGGCCTGCCAGAAAAAATCGCCAAGCGCGCCGAAGCGATCGGCAAACGCCACGCCGAGAACCGCGCAAAATGGGCGAAACAAGCGCAGGAACATTGGGATCAAAAACCGATGACCGTGCCGCGCCTGGCGCTTGAAGTATGGGACGCCATCAAAAGCGAAGACTGGGTGCTCACCACCGGCGATCTCGGAACCTGGGGCAAGAAACTATGGAACTTCGATCGGCCCTATTGCCACGCCGGCCGCGAGTTGGGAACAGGAACGCAGATTGGATTATCGCTCGGCGTTGCGCTGGCGAACAAAGGTACCGGCCGGCTGGTCGTCGATCTCCAACCGGATGGCGATCTGATGTTCGACGCCGGCGCACTGTGGATCGCGGCAAAATATAAACTTCCCATGCTGGTCGTCATGTTCAACAACCGCGCTTATTACAACGACTGGAACCATCAATTGGTGCTCGCCAAAACCCGCGGTACCGATCCAACGCGCGCGCACATCGGCATGGATCTTTTCGGCCCCGATCCAGACTTCGCCGGGTTAGCTCGATCGATGGGCTGGTATGCCGAAGGGCCGATTGAAAACCCCGACGATATGAAAGCCGCGCTCAAGCGCGCCATCGAGCAAGTCAAACAAGGCAAGCCCGCACTCATCGACTCCATCTGCGACCGGCGCAATCACGGCTAACGAACGCAGCGCAAGCCCGCGCCCCAACCGGGGCGCGGAGAAATTCGTTTAAGTCCTTCGAATCAAATCCGAATGAGCAAAGTAGTTTCCAAAAACCCTCTTTGCATCATCATCGCCGGCCCCAACGGGGCTGGGAAAACAACTTTTGCGAGAGAGTTTCTACCCAAAGACGCGGCCATCGTGCACTTCGTCAACGCAGACCTAATTGCCGGCGGACTTTCGCCGCTGCGGCCTGAATCGGCAAATCTTGCTGCCGGCCGTTTGTTTTTGCATGAACTCGATCGACTGGCGAAAATGCGCGAGAACTTCGCATTTGAAAGCACGCTGAGCGGACTTACCTACGTCAATCGTTTAAAACGATGGAAATCGATCGGCTATCGAGTTGAGATCGTATATCTGCGTCTACCATCCAAAAGTCTAGCCCTCCGCCGCATCGCCTCTCGCGTTAAACAGGGCGGCCACAACGTTCCGAGAGCCGATGTAGTTCGCCGCTTCGACCGCAGTTGGTTGAACTTCGAAAACGTGTATCGTCTTTTGGCCGACCATTGGACGGTGTATGATAATTCTCACGACAAACCCCGAGTCTTGGAGCAAGGTCCGTGAAAAAAACAAAAGTAAGTAAAGAAACTCGCCAGCTAACCGCCGCCGTCGGCCGC from the Deltaproteobacteria bacterium genome contains:
- a CDS encoding thiamine pyrophosphate-binding protein, translating into MSDSEIKKSTERWQSDIIVDLIKQYGFPYIALNPGASYRGLHDSLVNYGENKPEMLLCNHEKIAVQIAHGYAKASGKPMIAIVHNVVGLLHAPMGIYYAYIDRSPVFLIGATGPMDEKYRRPFIDWIHTAFAQGDAVRQFTKWDYQPGSIHGVPDSFARAYSIMMSEPQGPVYMVYDSAMQEAKLTENITVPNYTVKVPSRVAPENSALEQAADMLVAAKNPLLLTEYAARMPIGYAPTVELAETIGASVFDINKRLGFPNKHPLSVSFHNDAFNGVDLVAALDVVDWTRGSHRLNTQTREVTVVTSPDCKWIDIGLADIEISKWATDYNKHHNWDHRVLGDSALTIPALTEAVRKRIAGDKTLATRIGERKKAIGERHNKQWDKWQEQVKKESSERPMTESRLAHEMWQVIKDEDWVLTANTLKEWVHKVWDFDKPYRHVGRELGTGTQIGMSIGVALSYKGTGKLVIDLQPDGDLMFDLGALWTPIKYDIPMLIVMYNNRAYYNDWAHQIHMAHQRGTDPQRAYIGMDLESPPPDFAHIAKGLGWYAEGPIEDPAEIAPALKRAIAQVKAGKPALVDAIVWRRGENA
- a CDS encoding thiamine pyrophosphate-binding protein, which encodes MADSSIKKSEKRWQSDVIVDMIKRYNIEYIALNPGASYRGLHDSLVNYGENDPPMILCQHEKIAVQIAHGYARVKGKPMIAIVHNLVGLLHAPMGVYYSYLDRAPVFIMGATGPLAEPKRRPFIDWIHTANVQGEAIRNFVKWDYQPSTVDGIPGAFARAYSVMMSARQGPVYQCYDAGLQEAELDHDVEMPPAGSAIVPTAPSPDPTALIKAADTLAGANRVAIIADFAARPPHGWSHIIEIAETLGASVWDVGSRLNFPTDHPLNLTSDFDGCYDGVDVVLTLDIADFEKPTHTRDIATRTVVSKVQANATWIDIGFTDIEISKWSMDYARPYYAQQRMTADPVTAVPQLTKLLKERIAKTAGLPEKIAKRAEAIGKRHAENRAKWAKQAQEHWDQKPMTVPRLALEVWDAIKSEDWVLTTGDLGTWGKKLWNFDRPYCHAGRELGTGTQIGLSLGVALANKGTGRLVVDLQPDGDLMFDAGALWIAAKYKLPMLVVMFNNRAYYNDWNHQLVLAKTRGTDPTRAHIGMDLFGPDPDFAGLARSMGWYAEGPIENPDDMKAALKRAIEQVKQGKPALIDSICDRRNHG
- a CDS encoding Zeta toxin family protein, with amino-acid sequence MSKVVSKNPLCIIIAGPNGAGKTTFAREFLPKDAAIVHFVNADLIAGGLSPLRPESANLAAGRLFLHELDRLAKMRENFAFESTLSGLTYVNRLKRWKSIGYRVEIVYLRLPSKSLALRRIASRVKQGGHNVPRADVVRRFDRSWLNFENVYRLLADHWTVYDNSHDKPRVLEQGP